TCTGAAATTAATGACTTCAGGGATGGACGGCAAGTCAGAACACACACTACTAAGCAGTGGTGGTGTCTGGATATTGTTTACACTGTTGTAAATGGTTGTAAGACCTTCACTGACTCATCAGTTATATTGGTTGCATCAACTCATTTCATCACTCCAGATTTCAGTATTTTTTGTGATGTCACATCCTTGAAACGCAGGTAATATCTATGTGGTTGGAAGGGGTGACAAACAAATATAGCAGTGGCATGCCCGCACTGGAAAGACCACATACATCTGGAAATTCTTTGTTGGTCATAATGGACATGTATggcatttaatttatatttgctGTAAATACATGTAGTCATTTCATCTTTACTTGTGGTGTCACAGTGATTGTTAGGGTTGCCTCTTGAAGTGTTATAAGTCCTTAAATGAGTCATTGCACTCAAGATCCAAATTAGTTTTGAGACAGTTTCACCGTTAGTGTTGCCTGCCCTTCTATAATGACCTGTGAATAAATCTCAAGGCAGCGGTTGGTGTCGTGTCTGGAAAGGATTCTCAATACTGAATGGTTGATAATCAGGACATTTCAGTGCTAAATGAATTTCATCATTTTGTGACATTTCCTCTAAGTTTCTCATTGTAACAAATCCTAAAATATATGATATCCCAAGGTAAAAGCAGATTAGAGGTAGTTTTATAAGATGTGACTGATTTTTCTTGGACTTTGCTTGGATTGTTCATCATTTCCCTGACGGTATTAGTGCATTGTCATTTTGAAGTCGATTGTCAGTCAAATGTACAAAATCAGTTCCCCCAGGATCCCATTTTAAGCAAAGCAACATAAGACAACAGAGTTAATAGggtataaaaatgtatgttggATTTAGACTCTTGGCattgatttgatttaaatataGTCTTATAGGTATAGGGTACAGGAAGATCTGTGCAGGAAACCTGATTACTGAAACAGAGTACCTTAAATTcatgaaattttttttgtaaattagtaaatgcaacattttatgtaagaatggtttttACAAAAGATTtaattctgcttgtgtttcatgaatgtggCCCATTGTGTGTTATGGGTTCTTGAAGGGGCCAGTTAAACATTAAGATTTCCACATTTTGGAAAACATAAAAGGGCTCCATTTTCTCGAGTGCGCAAAGCGCAGTGCTACGTGCAGTGACTGTGTGCTACGTCTTATCCCAATTTTGTGAGAGCGCAAATTCAAAGTGGAATTTCCGTGCCAGCACAAAGTGCaggtgggtgggagtgtttattctatctgtgggtgtattgtatgttaatgaagtggtgcaaagcgcaatttgctattttcctgagagatagatcattgcgctaagacatttcaaaagtAGTTCTGTTTTCAGACTACACACTTCCCTCATTTGCAGTTTCCACCAgctggtggtaataaagttaatgtacaaactcttaaaatatagtggaacatcaaattatgtccgtGACGAGTTGTAGTCGTCTTGTGAAACAaaaatgagatttgtgttaaactatctataggtcatggtttatgttttaattatcatcattattgtttatattcacaattgatctaattataataactataattatgatcccatttttatttatattttaccacctgttgtcatagagtgatttttaagtcacacaTTTTTGTGGTGCTAGTGGagagaataaaatgtttggatttggtatattattatttattttattttttttacattttgttaatttgatttagattttaaatggagcctagtttgaatttagaaaattttagtttgattttttttgtttcattaaatgaatttaatttttttaaatcaaaatcaactggtagaagtgcgtgccgatacaatcactgttaatactagccatgatttgtgtgtcagtagatgaaaattaataataatacttacattacttgcattccctataatttaattacatccaaatcctgacgagaataacattttctaagcatataaaatGAGCGTGTCTATTTTATTCTAATTCATTGAATACAGTCCGTTTACACTacaaacttcttatgaatgtgctgtctttgtttatatcgctggtgcttaatagggaatggactataggctataataggatgcagatggtgcaataactggagaagaacctcagaattaaattgcatttgacccaGCCCAATAGCGCTTTGTGCGtgcgatttcaccaaacccacttgttcCTAAACTTAGCAcatacttgcatgaaaataccaaagcttcatggccatgcccactgactttgcacttatggcatagtgctgcgcttagcattaacgctcttaaaatagggcccataatgTCATATATAATGTAAAACTTTGTATCCATACATTAAATTACCCATTGCCCTGCTCACTGAGCACTTACATTTACTATCATGTTTGGTTTGAATGGcacttatactttttttttattttttataaagattCAGCATGGGTATCTCTAGTGTCTTTAAGAAAGGAGCAGTAAACATGCTGTATAACTGCACAGAACATTGGATCTGGAACTTGATCTGACTTTCTTAAATAGTACAACTCTGATAGTATCAAAATGTAGGGAGTTGGTGGTCAAAGTTCCACATATATGAAGTTTAAACATTTGTGGTCGAATGCCATGTAAAAGTGTAGGTAGTAAGTACCTCTTCTGAgcttttttaaaaagctaaagttTTTAGTATGTTTGGTGTTCTGCTGTATTTTACCCAGCTTTTGGTTCCCTGTGTCTTAAAATTACAGAAAGTCATATTGTTTATGAATTGTGGGCTCtctctgtttaaaaataaaactttacacGCAGACtatttgaatatttgttttaaatatctgTATTTTTTCATTAACAGTAGGCCATGCACTTTCTGACATTTGTATTGTTAGACAATAGTAGAAGACTAAGTGAAAACTAATAGATGTTTTACTGCTTTACATTGCATTTTTCATGATTATCTTGAAAACAACATAACAATGTGACAACAACTTTAGAATTAATTACCCATTGCCTTATTCATATCATAAgctttattaaaatatgaaattagtGCCTCTGAAAATATGTAACAGATGACATAAGCTTCATTACAACATTGAAACCAAAGACAAGCACATGATAAACATGATATTTAATAGACGTAAAATGTGGACATCATCGCAATTCCTTTCATTTTACCCATTTGCAATACTGATggatatatacactgtatatatgtaaaaaatatataaatatatttaatggaaAGGAGTGTGAACAAAAGAATGTATATTAGATATTCATACATGTAAACAGTGGAATTATAGTCAGAAAAACAGGCATATTTCCTTCATGTTAATGTTAATATTTTGAGAAGACAATACAATCATTACACTTTATTCATAACTTCATCCATACAAAAATAATCTCTTTCATATTCTGTAATGCTTCTTTATCAGTACTCCACTCATTCTTTAGTTAAAGCTGtatttttacatattaatttacATGTGCATTAATTATATGAAGATGGAGGTGCAATTGTTAATAGCAATCTAACAAGATTGGTGTTAGGCTCCACATTAGGTTTCACATTAGGACATCAATCTGTTGGCAAACCAAGCATGTTGTTCAAGCTGAGGGGAATCTTGGCATTTTCATCATCCTCCTTGCTAGTAGAATCCACCACCGGATAGTCCTTATCAGCATCAGACtttgtcattttaaatttttCTCTATTCACTTTTGTAGGACTGCCTGAATCTGAAGATATGCCAAAATCGGTGTTTGTGTTACGTGCATTGGACAACCTCAGCCTTTCCAGGATGTCTACAGCGGATGTCTGTTTATTCACACCAGCAGATGGAGAAGTTTTCAAATTTGCCTTGACTGATGGGCCAGAGACAATCGTGTCTATAAGATCGGTACTGAGGTCAACTGGTACAATGCGTTCTTGCAAGATGCTGTCAATGCTGCTGTTAGGCAAACTGTGCATCTTGAACATGGGTACATTTTTGGGGAGTTTAACTTCTGGAGTGCTACTATCTACTTCTGCAGCCTTAATGTTTATATCCCCATCCTTTGATTCAACGGATCTTCGCCATTTGAAGGGCCATTTCATCTTGCGTTTGTTGCGCTCAGCTTCAGCGTTGATGCCTGAAACATCCACATCAACCCCAGCAGTGGGTAGATTAAAATAAGCATCAGGGGTACGAACCCCAGGTGCAGATAGGCTCAGATCTGTTCCTCCTACATCAGCAGAAAAGTCAACATCAGGAGATTTGACTTTTGGGCCAGACGTGCTGAACGTTTTGAGTGTTGGTAATTTCAGCTTTCCATTGGGATTATTAATGTCAACATCTGCTGTAGGGAGCTTTAATTCAGTGTCTGGAACATTGACATCTGCAGCAATTGTGGGAGCTGAGAGGCTGAGATCGGGAGCTTCTTCATTTATATCAATCTCAGGAGTCCTCAATTTTGGAGCAGAAATATCAGCTTTGGGTTTCTTAATTGTGATCAATTTCAGCTTTCCAGATTGAGACTCTACATCCGGGGACTTGATATCTACACTGGGAACGCTGACTTCCGCTTTCGGTAAAGTTGCATTTACATCAGGCACACTAACCTCTGCTTTGGGTATATTTAGGTCAATGTTTGGATTTTTTAATTCTCCTTCAAGTTTGGGAACCAACAAACCCACATCTTCATTAGCATTCAATTCAGGCCCTTTCATTCTTGGCCCAGATAGATTCAATTTTGCCATCTTGAAATGTGGCATCTTAAATTTGTCTGACGGGGCATTAATGTCAACATCTGGGACTTTTAGGTCAGCATCATGACCTTCAAGCTCTGTTTTTGGCAAGTTTAGGTCTACGTGGAGATGGAGCTTTTAAGTCACCTTTAGGCAAATCAATGTCTAAAGATGGAGCAGAAATGTTACTTTCAACTTTAGGTGCGCAAAGACTAAGATCAGGTGCTTTCACATCTAGATCAGGGCCTTTGAGTTTAGCTTTGGGCATGTTGACATCTACATCAGGTGCATCTACTTTCTGTGTTTTCACCCGAGGTCCAGAAAGACCAAATTTGTGCATTTTAAAATGAGGTAGCTTCATTTTGCCAGAGGGGGCATCAATGTCTACTTTGGGAGCGTTTAAGTCTATCTCTGGTGCTGTTGCTTGTAGGTTTACATTTGGAGTTTTGATATTAGCATCTGGCAAGCTCAAGTCCACATCTGGAGTACTAACTTTGCCGTCAATTTTGGGTGTTGAAAGAGTGAGATCTGGGGCATTCAGGTCTAGGTCAGGGCCTTGGAGATCTGCTTTAGGTGATTCCACATTGATTCGAGGGACTGAAACGTCAACATTTGGTGGCTTCACCTGTGCATTGAGGTCTACATCTGTCCCTTTCACTTTTGGCCCAGATAGGTTTATTTTAGGCATTTTAAAATGAGGTAGCTTGACTTTGCCTGACGGGGCATCAATGTCTACTTTGGGTGTGTTTAAGTCTATCCCTGGTGCTGTTGCTTCAAGGTCTAAATTTGGGGTTTTGATGTTAGCATCTGGCAAGTTTAGATCCACATCTGGAGCATTAACTTTGCCGTCAATTTTGGGTGCTGAGAGACTGAGATCTGGAGCTTTCAGGTCAAGGTCAGGCCCTTTAAGATTGGCTTTAGGTGGTTTCAGATTGACTTCAGGGACAGAAACGTCAACATTTGGTGCCTTCACCTGTGTATTGAGGTCTTCATCTATCCCTTTCACTTTTGGCCCAGATAGGTTTATTTTAGGCATTTTAAAGTGAGGctttttaaactttgcagatgGAGCTTCTATGTCAACATCTGGTGTCTGTGCATCAATTGCTGGATTTTTAATGCCTAGATCTGGTGAAGTAGTATCACCCATCATTTTTGGTGCAGAGAGATTGAGATCTGGTGCCTTAACATCTAGATTTATACCATCCAGTTCAGCTTTGGGCAGATTCACATCAACACCAGGAGCTGATACGTCCAAGTCTAGACCTTTCGTCTTTGGTTTATGTAAGTTGATCTTTGGCTTTTTAAGGGTAGGAAACTTAGCCTTTCCAGATGGAGCCTCAATGTCCACGTTAGGTGCTTTTATATCAAGATCGGGGGCCTTTATTTCTGCCCTTGGTAAAGTCACATTTGCATCTGGGGCGTTGAGACTCAAATCAGGTGTTGAGACATTGGCATCTAAGCCAACCTCTGGGACTTTAACCTTGTGCCCAAATGTGGGTTTCTTAAATGCTGGCCACTTTATTTTGGCAGAGGAAGCATCTAAATCAGC
This Myxocyprinus asiaticus isolate MX2 ecotype Aquarium Trade chromosome 20, UBuf_Myxa_2, whole genome shotgun sequence DNA region includes the following protein-coding sequences:
- the LOC127411085 gene encoding neuroblast differentiation-associated protein AHNAK-like codes for the protein MMNGQTQICALSENVILEDTEKGGVLVTGIKNSAINLKEGDQLVAATIHLDHLSKDDVLKLIKIIEPYDKNLELKTSKDLKAGLSLGDLRLSNELARTGLQAPAVQVNGLNGQLNAPSFKGGITAPTVNGEMPKIELKESTPNFSSPELRMPTFDTSLPKFKGDSIGGTVDAPNISVSSPRLNTPDVSVNVDKPELKNKTHKFKMPNFGLHTKKPKVGGDLNLTAPDINTDLKNPDLSLSTPKINGELNTPDVDVILPKTELRGPDLDIETPKVNIEAPSSKFRLPKFKKKTAKVKVPEVDADLSAPNLKLSAPNVNADVSAPNVDIDLPSANLQTPNVEMKTPDADLDASSAKIKWPAFKKPTFGHKVKVPEVGLDANVSTPDLSLNAPDANVTLPRAEIKAPDLDIKAPNVDIEAPSGKAKFPTLKKPKINLHKPKTKGLDLDVSAPGVDVNLPKAELDGINLDVKAPDLNLSAPKMMGDTTSPDLGIKNPAIDAQTPDVDIEAPSAKFKKPHFKMPKINLSGPKVKGIDEDLNTQVKAPNVDVSVPEVNLKPPKANLKGPDLDLKAPDLSLSAPKIDGKVNAPDVDLNLPDANIKTPNLDLEATAPGIDLNTPKVDIDAPSGKVKLPHFKMPKINLSGPKVKGTDVDLNAQVKPPNVDVSVPRINVESPKADLQGPDLDLNAPDLTLSTPKIDGKVSTPDVDLSLPDANIKTPNVNLQATAPEIDLNAPKVDIDAPSGKMKLPHFKMHKFGLSGPRVKTQKVDAPDVDVNMPKAKLKGPDLDVKAPDLSLCAPKVESNISAPSLDIDLPKGDLKAPSPRRPKLAKNRA